A single genomic interval of Mucilaginibacter robiniae harbors:
- a CDS encoding DUF2256 domain-containing protein: protein MRAAPKQILKENLPQKICAVCQRPFTWRKKWAKCWDDVKYCSDRCRRSK, encoded by the coding sequence ATGCGAGCCGCTCCGAAACAGATTCTGAAAGAGAACCTTCCTCAAAAAATATGCGCTGTTTGCCAACGCCCTTTTACCTGGCGTAAAAAGTGGGCAAAGTGTTGGGATGATGTCAAATATTGTAGTGATAGATGCAGAAGAAGCAAATAA
- a CDS encoding XdhC family protein, translating into MKELEDIVRAFDEAQQQGKQTALATVVQVEGSSYRRAGARMLVTEDGQLTGAISGGCLEGDALRKARLVMAQQQPMLVTYDTTDDDDAKLGVGLGCNGIIHILIEPLFAERPNHPINLFKKFMSKRRNAVVITLFSLADRKGPQPGTCLYLTDEEQINQCDTTVLIDTLIQDAQQVLQSGKSVNKTYHTDRELTGFVELLKPAVSLLVFGAGNDAIPLVQMAAVLGWHTTVIDGRTNYAVPARFPQAKRVLLAKPDQVQSQVNLDTRTVVVLITHNYNYDLAMLRQLLPLQLTYVGSLGPKKKLQRMLNELEEEGFIPTPQQLQSVYGPTGLDIGAEASEEIALSILAEIQAVLQQKEGKALRDRKAAIHEQPKAEVQAVLDSAG; encoded by the coding sequence ATGAAAGAACTGGAAGATATTGTACGGGCTTTTGATGAAGCGCAGCAACAAGGAAAGCAAACTGCTTTAGCTACGGTGGTGCAGGTAGAAGGCTCATCGTACCGGCGGGCAGGTGCTCGTATGCTGGTTACCGAAGATGGGCAGCTTACCGGCGCTATAAGCGGTGGTTGCCTGGAGGGTGATGCTCTGCGCAAAGCCCGGTTGGTAATGGCGCAGCAACAGCCTATGCTGGTAACGTATGATACTACTGATGATGATGATGCCAAATTGGGCGTAGGTTTAGGCTGCAATGGCATTATCCATATTTTGATTGAACCTCTTTTTGCCGAGCGTCCCAATCATCCTATTAACTTGTTCAAAAAGTTCATGAGCAAGCGACGCAATGCGGTGGTGATTACGCTGTTTTCATTAGCCGACCGTAAAGGACCGCAGCCTGGTACTTGTTTGTATCTGACCGACGAAGAGCAAATCAATCAATGTGACACCACTGTATTGATTGATACTTTAATACAGGATGCTCAGCAAGTGCTGCAATCGGGCAAGTCGGTTAACAAAACTTATCATACCGACCGCGAACTAACGGGCTTTGTAGAACTGCTGAAGCCGGCGGTTTCCCTACTGGTTTTTGGTGCGGGCAATGATGCCATTCCGCTGGTGCAAATGGCCGCTGTGCTGGGCTGGCATACTACCGTGATTGATGGCCGTACCAACTATGCCGTACCTGCCCGTTTTCCGCAGGCTAAGCGGGTGTTATTAGCTAAGCCCGACCAGGTACAATCGCAAGTTAACCTAGATACCCGTACCGTAGTGGTGTTGATAACGCATAACTACAATTATGATTTAGCCATGCTGCGCCAGTTATTACCCCTGCAACTTACTTACGTAGGTAGCCTGGGCCCTAAAAAAAAGCTACAACGTATGCTGAATGAACTAGAGGAAGAAGGCTTTATACCTACACCGCAGCAGTTGCAGAGTGTGTATGGGCCAACCGGGCTGGATATTGGTGCCGAAGCTTCGGAAGAAATTGCTTTATCCATCCTGGCCGAAATACAGGCCGTATTACAGCAAAAAGAAGGTAAAGCCTTGCGCGACCGTAAAGCGGCTATTCATGAACAACCTAAAGCGGAAGTGCAAGCCGTGTTAGATAGCGCTGGATAA
- a CDS encoding nucleotidyltransferase family protein: MSTTGIIILAAGASSRMGQPKQKLVYQQQTLLQRAVAAALASNGLPVIVVLGANYEAVQPDIAEQPVQIIHNADWEQGMASSIQSGLRYLQEKCNQIDSILLMLCDQPFVDSALLNQLINQQMVNEASIVACAYQNTLGAPVLFSKAYFPELLALQWQEGAKKLLMKYRDQVKAFPFPKGSVDVDTPDDYQDLLQD, from the coding sequence ATGAGTACCACAGGCATTATCATTCTGGCAGCCGGAGCCTCATCACGTATGGGGCAGCCTAAGCAAAAACTGGTTTACCAGCAGCAAACTTTATTGCAGCGTGCCGTAGCTGCGGCCTTAGCATCAAACGGATTGCCGGTTATTGTGGTGCTGGGCGCTAATTATGAAGCAGTACAGCCTGATATTGCCGAGCAGCCAGTCCAGATTATACATAATGCCGATTGGGAACAAGGTATGGCATCATCTATACAAAGCGGCCTTCGGTATTTGCAGGAAAAATGCAACCAGATTGATAGCATACTGCTGATGCTTTGCGATCAGCCTTTTGTAGATAGCGCATTATTAAACCAGTTAATTAACCAGCAGATGGTAAACGAAGCTTCCATAGTAGCCTGCGCTTACCAAAATACTTTAGGTGCACCCGTTTTGTTCAGTAAAGCTTACTTCCCGGAACTACTAGCCTTGCAATGGCAGGAAGGCGCTAAAAAGCTGTTGATGAAGTATCGGGACCAGGTAAAAGCATTTCCGTTCCCGAAAGGAAGTGTGGATGTAGATACCCCTGATGATTACCAGGATTTACTGCAAGACTGA
- a CDS encoding TetR family transcriptional regulator C-terminal domain-containing protein yields the protein MATIESIQNAYIDYVLTEGHEPKSVYLFAKNNEMTEDEFYRFFGSFEAIEQNIWTELGRKTITEVKAQEIWAQYSARERALSFFYSFFELLKGSRSFAIYSLKKHKHGLSTPRVLDNLKTLFESFADEILREGIETGELTDRKFFSKRYKDALWLQLGFILNFWTKDNSAGFEKTDEAIEKGLNVTFDLFQRSPVDNLLDYGKFLAKNGGFKEKMGF from the coding sequence ATGGCTACTATCGAAAGCATTCAAAACGCCTATATTGATTATGTACTTACCGAAGGTCATGAGCCTAAGTCGGTGTACTTATTTGCTAAAAACAATGAAATGACCGAAGATGAGTTTTACCGTTTCTTTGGTTCGTTTGAGGCTATTGAACAGAATATATGGACCGAACTGGGCCGTAAAACCATTACTGAAGTTAAAGCACAGGAAATATGGGCGCAGTATTCAGCACGAGAAAGAGCCTTATCTTTCTTTTACAGCTTTTTTGAATTGCTGAAAGGCAGCCGGAGTTTTGCAATTTACAGCCTGAAGAAACATAAACATGGCTTATCTACGCCACGCGTACTGGATAACTTAAAAACCCTATTTGAAAGCTTTGCTGATGAAATTTTGCGTGAAGGCATTGAAACGGGCGAGCTAACCGACCGTAAATTCTTTTCCAAACGCTATAAAGACGCCTTATGGCTGCAATTGGGCTTTATTCTAAACTTCTGGACTAAGGACAACTCGGCCGGCTTTGAGAAAACAGATGAAGCTATTGAAAAAGGCTTGAATGTTACCTTTGATTTATTCCAGCGTTCGCCGGTAGATAATTTACTGGACTATGGTAAGTTTCTAGCTAAGAACGGTGGATTTAAAGAGAAGATGGGATTCTGA
- a CDS encoding TolC family protein has product MSGLKKSWAMLLFICCAVAQVYAQQIAPPSITLPQLLQQVNQKAPSLLTDSAAILIRRAQAVETRNNWLPNLRLNYQADIGTNNNVAGPYFGFGIIPSNSRGVRTESNATTASVNLGIAALDWEVYNFGAYGAQNKVANSEINVEQNQYAQSKYQLQAYTIGNYLQLVRLQDYLAIQTRNIRRNEEIKRSIMSLAKSGVRPGVDTSIAEAELSKARLNYIELNNQFKQVQLQLAAISGLAYPNIVPDTTASNRLISQAQQLPTELDTANHPLINYYKSVYQNSLQREGLVKKQYNPKVLLEAAAWGRGSSIDANDHFGSVASGFDFDRGNYLVGVGISYNLFDLRRRHLKLNTQKTVTEYARKQLDEQKTVLAANASQADVELTTAQERLHEIPNQLRAANAGYRQKLSLYHSGLTDIIELNAALNILYRAETDYAQAKYAYANALFKKAVADNQVNTVLNLLK; this is encoded by the coding sequence ATGTCAGGCTTAAAAAAAAGCTGGGCCATGTTGCTGTTCATATGCTGTGCAGTGGCACAAGTATATGCACAGCAAATAGCACCACCATCTATTACTTTACCCCAATTACTACAACAGGTAAATCAGAAAGCGCCATCGTTGCTTACTGACTCTGCCGCTATCCTCATCCGCAGGGCACAAGCTGTTGAAACCCGCAACAACTGGCTGCCCAATTTGCGCTTAAACTACCAGGCCGATATAGGCACCAACAACAATGTGGCCGGTCCATATTTTGGTTTTGGCATTATCCCATCCAACTCCCGTGGTGTACGCACTGAAAGCAACGCTACTACAGCCTCAGTAAACCTAGGCATTGCCGCGCTAGATTGGGAGGTGTATAACTTTGGTGCTTACGGCGCACAAAACAAAGTAGCCAACTCCGAAATTAACGTGGAACAAAACCAGTATGCCCAATCTAAGTATCAATTACAGGCTTACACCATCGGCAATTACCTGCAATTGGTCAGGCTACAAGATTACCTGGCTATTCAAACCAGAAACATTCGCCGCAATGAAGAAATCAAGCGTTCTATTATGTCGCTGGCTAAAAGCGGAGTTCGGCCCGGCGTAGATACCAGCATTGCCGAAGCCGAACTATCTAAAGCCCGGTTAAACTACATCGAACTTAACAACCAGTTCAAGCAAGTGCAATTGCAGTTAGCGGCTATCAGTGGCCTGGCTTACCCTAATATTGTACCTGACACCACCGCATCCAACCGGCTAATCAGCCAGGCACAGCAGTTACCTACCGAGCTGGATACTGCCAATCATCCTTTAATTAACTACTACAAATCCGTTTATCAAAACAGCCTGCAACGTGAAGGTTTGGTTAAAAAGCAGTATAACCCTAAAGTATTATTGGAGGCTGCTGCTTGGGGGCGAGGTTCTAGTATTGATGCTAATGACCATTTTGGCAGTGTAGCCAGTGGCTTTGATTTTGACCGGGGCAACTACCTGGTGGGTGTAGGTATATCCTACAACTTGTTTGATTTACGCAGAAGGCATTTGAAATTAAATACACAGAAAACAGTTACCGAATATGCCCGCAAACAGCTTGATGAACAAAAAACGGTATTAGCAGCCAACGCCAGCCAGGCCGATGTGGAGTTAACTACAGCCCAAGAACGCTTGCACGAAATACCCAATCAGCTGAGGGCGGCCAATGCCGGCTACCGGCAAAAGCTATCCTTATACCATAGCGGCCTTACGGACATTATTGAGTTAAATGCCGCACTCAATATTCTATACCGTGCCGAAACGGACTATGCACAAGCCAAATATGCTTATGCCAATGCGCTGTTCAAAAAGGCTGTTGCCGACAATCAAGTTAATACTGTTTTAAACCTCTTAAAATAA
- a CDS encoding COX15/CtaA family protein, giving the protein MQGMITDQSAVRVSKKGSKAVAIWLAIGVGMIMVQILLGGITRLTGSGLSITEWKPLLGALPPLNEHAWQQSFEKYQHIAQFKKVNSSFTLADYQAIFFWEWFHREWARLLGVVFIIPFVIFIFQKRIGRDMIKPMLILFVLGGLQGAIGWIMVQSGLNDTDVRVSHIRLAIHFLCALFLLGYLLWFTLKVSVPTQQMAAQPQLKRFNLLLLVLLFFQLMYGAFMAGSHAALNAPTWPDVNGAYWPSNLSDTHDSLWYTLCYNPIAIQFIHRTLAYGIAILIVVWYFKANKVSKGLWLRQLRGVPLLLVLLQVTLGIMALLNSMYPHAIYYAVIHQFTGMLLLLSLLITLYLSSGKETVSAIVKG; this is encoded by the coding sequence ATGCAGGGAATGATAACTGACCAAAGTGCGGTAAGAGTAAGTAAGAAGGGTAGTAAAGCTGTAGCCATCTGGCTAGCCATTGGCGTAGGCATGATTATGGTTCAGATCCTGCTGGGCGGCATTACCCGTTTAACCGGTTCCGGATTATCCATTACTGAATGGAAGCCACTATTGGGTGCTTTGCCGCCACTTAACGAGCACGCTTGGCAACAAAGTTTTGAAAAGTACCAGCACATAGCCCAATTTAAAAAGGTAAACAGCAGCTTTACCTTGGCCGATTATCAAGCCATCTTTTTTTGGGAGTGGTTTCACCGAGAGTGGGCCAGGCTTTTAGGTGTGGTATTTATAATACCTTTCGTCATCTTTATTTTTCAAAAAAGGATAGGTCGCGATATGATTAAGCCTATGCTCATCTTGTTTGTATTGGGTGGATTACAAGGAGCTATTGGTTGGATTATGGTACAAAGCGGCTTGAATGATACTGACGTGCGGGTAAGCCATATCCGGCTGGCTATTCACTTTTTATGTGCCTTGTTTTTGCTGGGCTATTTGCTTTGGTTTACCCTGAAAGTAAGTGTACCTACCCAACAGATGGCAGCGCAGCCACAACTCAAAAGGTTTAACCTGCTGTTGTTGGTACTACTGTTTTTCCAATTAATGTATGGGGCTTTTATGGCCGGCTCACATGCGGCATTGAATGCACCTACCTGGCCAGATGTCAATGGCGCTTACTGGCCCAGCAATTTATCGGACACACATGATTCGTTGTGGTACACCCTGTGTTATAATCCGATTGCCATTCAATTTATTCACCGTACGCTGGCTTATGGTATTGCCATACTAATTGTGGTGTGGTATTTTAAAGCCAATAAGGTAAGCAAAGGGCTATGGTTAAGGCAGCTAAGAGGCGTGCCTCTGTTGTTGGTACTATTGCAGGTTACTTTAGGTATAATGGCTTTACTGAATAGTATGTATCCGCACGCTATTTACTACGCCGTAATACACCAGTTTACAGGTATGCTGTTACTACTATCGTTGCTCATTACTTTGTATTTAAGTAGCGGTAAAGAAACTGTATCCGCTATTGTAAAGGGATAA
- a CDS encoding ABC1 kinase family protein, which produces MSDEKAKEQNSIPTSKVQRSAKFVKTGIKVGGNYIKHYSKKLFNPDLDKTELNEDNAADIYDSLSELKGSALKVAQMLSMDKNILPKAYTDKFSQSQYNAPPLSGPLIVQTFKKYFGKSPEQIYDKFNLRSTNAASIGQVHQAELNGQKLAIKIQYPGVGDSISSDLKLVKPFAFRLLGMSEKELDVYMREVEERLLEETDYELEVRRSIEFSNACSILNHVVFPTYYPELSSKRIITMSWIEGQHLKEFLQTNPSQELRNQIGQALWDFYNFQQHELRAVHADPHPGNFMITPEGNLGIIDFGCIKEMPEEFYYPFFSLTSTNLLDNKEETIKAFRKLEMILPKDTPQQIEFYYRMYKQMIGLFAQPYMSSSFDFGETAFFDELYGFGEQVSRMPEFKQARGVKDFIYVNRTNFGLYNILHELKAQIKTDTYKPHVMLAQ; this is translated from the coding sequence ATGAGCGACGAGAAAGCAAAAGAGCAAAACAGCATACCCACCAGTAAAGTACAACGTTCGGCCAAGTTTGTAAAAACGGGTATTAAAGTTGGTGGCAACTATATTAAGCATTACTCCAAAAAGCTGTTTAATCCCGATTTGGACAAAACAGAATTGAATGAAGATAATGCAGCCGATATTTACGACTCATTAAGTGAGCTGAAAGGAAGCGCCTTAAAGGTAGCCCAGATGCTGAGCATGGATAAAAACATTCTGCCTAAAGCTTATACCGATAAATTTTCGCAGTCGCAGTACAACGCTCCTCCCCTATCCGGGCCGCTTATTGTACAAACATTTAAGAAATATTTTGGCAAGTCGCCTGAGCAGATTTATGATAAGTTTAACCTGCGTTCTACTAATGCCGCTTCTATCGGGCAGGTACACCAGGCAGAACTGAACGGGCAAAAGCTGGCAATAAAAATTCAATATCCGGGCGTAGGCGATTCTATTTCGTCTGACCTGAAACTGGTAAAGCCTTTTGCCTTCCGGTTATTGGGTATGAGCGAGAAAGAACTGGATGTGTATATGCGCGAGGTGGAAGAACGCTTGCTGGAGGAAACTGATTATGAACTGGAAGTACGCCGGTCGATAGAGTTTTCCAACGCTTGCTCAATACTCAACCATGTGGTTTTTCCTACTTACTACCCTGAGCTATCCAGCAAGCGCATTATCACCATGAGCTGGATTGAAGGGCAGCACTTAAAGGAGTTTTTACAAACTAACCCATCACAGGAGTTGCGTAACCAGATTGGACAGGCTTTGTGGGACTTTTACAACTTTCAGCAGCATGAGTTACGTGCTGTACATGCCGACCCGCATCCCGGCAACTTCATGATTACGCCTGAGGGAAATTTGGGTATTATTGATTTTGGCTGTATCAAAGAAATGCCGGAAGAGTTTTATTATCCGTTCTTCTCGCTAACCTCTACCAACCTGCTCGATAATAAAGAAGAAACCATTAAAGCTTTCCGCAAGCTGGAAATGATTTTGCCGAAGGATACGCCGCAGCAAATTGAGTTTTACTACCGCATGTATAAGCAAATGATTGGCCTATTTGCGCAGCCTTACATGAGCAGCAGTTTTGATTTTGGCGAAACCGCTTTTTTTGATGAGCTATATGGTTTTGGCGAACAGGTATCACGCATGCCTGAATTTAAACAAGCGCGAGGCGTGAAAGACTTTATCTATGTAAACCGTACTAATTTTGGGTTGTACAACATTCTGCATGAGCTGAAGGCGCAAATCAAAACTGATACCTACAAGCCACATGTAATGCTGGCGCAGTAG
- a CDS encoding efflux RND transporter permease subunit — MSMVTSALKRPITTIVITLSLLIFAVLSALKIPIDIFPQLNLPTIYVIESYGGMSPQQMEGFFSTGLQNQFLYINGIKNITSKNIQGLTLIKLEFYESTNMAEASAQVALQVNRATSFFPPGALPPQVIRFDASSLPVGQLVFSSPSRSLKDIYDQAATKIRPMFATIPGLSAPPPFGANARSITINVDPDKLRSYNLTPDEVVDALSKFNVMSPSGNLRLDNTIYLTTMNSLIKSADNFGNIPVLTKNGSPIYIKDVARVADAADITVDYALINGKRSVYIPVVKTADASTWTVVQDLKKKLPEMQSLLPDDVKISYAFDQSVFVVNAVESLMTEGGLGALLTGLMVLLFLRDWRSSLIVVITIPVSILIGVLLLSLFGQTINIMTLSGLALAIGILVDQATVTIENIHQHLEMGKSKRRAIYDACEEIAFPLLLILLCILAVFAPSFMMSGVPKAMFLPLSMSIGLTMIVSYVLAQTLVPILSNWMIKAEQYQHGHHGQLHAHAGEALDRNEEIEVNQHAAAEQAEPEKNDFFEKVKVRFTCILTGWMPNKRIIVPIYLVAIIALAGVCFVVIGKDMMPKINNGQFQIRLKEPEGTRLERTEDKFKQVLQIINKTVNNHVEITSGYIGLIPSSYGSSNLYIFNTGTHEAILQVNLDENYHVNMDELKDALRKNIAHELPELQITFEPIDMTEKIMSQGASTPIEVQVAGKDMQQIEGYANKVVNKLKQITYLRDVQIVQPLKFPVISITLDRLKAAQLGLNIKEITRSVTASTSSSRFTEKNLWLDEKGAYTYQVQVQVPEYVMNTMDQLKEVPLVKGQSSPVLGDIATFKTNYVPGEYDRSGPRRFLTVSANIYKKDLGQATEDVKKAVNSLGAPPKGLLATIGGMSGLLVDTLSSLQNGLLFAILVIFLLLAANYQSFKVSLTVLCTVPAVIFGSLIMLLITGSTLNLQSYMGMIMSVGVSVANAILIVTNAESLRMEYRNATKAAITSASIRLRPILMTSMAMIAGMIPMASGMGEAGEQSAPLGRAVIGGLLASTLAALFILPQVFAWVQDKTTYNSPALMPEDEFETHHETETLNA; from the coding sequence ATGTCTATGGTCACCTCCGCACTCAAAAGACCTATTACTACCATAGTAATTACGCTAAGCCTTTTGATATTTGCCGTGCTCAGCGCTCTCAAAATACCCATTGATATATTCCCGCAGCTTAATCTGCCTACCATTTATGTTATCGAATCGTACGGTGGTATGTCGCCGCAACAAATGGAAGGCTTTTTCTCTACAGGGCTGCAAAACCAGTTTTTGTATATCAACGGCATTAAAAATATTACCAGTAAAAACATCCAAGGCTTAACGCTGATCAAGCTGGAGTTTTACGAAAGCACCAACATGGCCGAAGCTTCGGCCCAGGTAGCCTTACAGGTAAACCGGGCTACCAGCTTTTTCCCGCCAGGCGCTTTACCTCCGCAAGTTATTCGTTTTGATGCTTCTTCGCTGCCGGTGGGCCAGCTGGTATTTTCCAGCCCATCAAGAAGCTTGAAGGATATTTATGACCAGGCCGCTACCAAGATACGGCCTATGTTTGCTACCATTCCGGGCTTGTCGGCTCCGCCGCCATTTGGTGCCAACGCCCGCTCCATCACCATTAATGTAGATCCGGATAAGCTACGCAGCTACAATTTAACACCCGATGAGGTGGTAGATGCGCTATCCAAATTTAACGTCATGTCGCCTTCGGGTAACCTACGGTTGGATAACACCATCTACCTGACCACCATGAACTCGTTAATTAAAAGTGCCGACAACTTTGGTAACATCCCGGTGCTTACTAAAAATGGTTCGCCTATTTACATTAAAGATGTGGCTCGCGTAGCTGATGCAGCCGATATTACAGTTGATTATGCTTTGATAAACGGTAAGCGGTCGGTGTACATTCCGGTAGTAAAAACAGCCGATGCCTCCACCTGGACGGTAGTACAAGATTTGAAAAAAAAGCTTCCCGAAATGCAGTCTCTGTTACCTGATGATGTCAAGATCAGCTATGCGTTTGACCAATCCGTATTTGTGGTAAATGCTGTAGAAAGCTTGATGACCGAAGGTGGCTTAGGCGCCTTGCTTACCGGATTGATGGTGCTGCTGTTTTTACGAGATTGGCGAAGCAGTTTGATTGTGGTAATCACCATTCCGGTTTCTATCCTGATTGGCGTACTGCTTTTAAGTTTGTTCGGCCAAACCATCAACATCATGACCTTGAGCGGACTGGCACTGGCTATTGGGATATTGGTTGACCAGGCTACGGTAACCATCGAGAACATACACCAGCACCTGGAAATGGGTAAATCCAAACGCCGGGCTATTTATGATGCCTGCGAGGAGATTGCGTTTCCGTTGTTGCTGATTTTACTTTGTATCCTGGCCGTATTTGCCCCTTCCTTTATGATGAGCGGGGTACCTAAAGCCATGTTTTTGCCGCTTTCTATGTCTATCGGCTTAACCATGATTGTATCGTATGTACTGGCGCAAACTCTGGTACCTATCTTGAGTAACTGGATGATTAAGGCTGAGCAGTATCAACATGGGCATCACGGACAACTACATGCACATGCGGGTGAAGCGTTAGATCGTAATGAAGAAATAGAGGTGAACCAGCACGCTGCGGCAGAACAGGCCGAACCGGAGAAAAACGACTTTTTTGAAAAAGTCAAAGTTCGCTTTACTTGTATTTTGACCGGATGGATGCCCAACAAACGTATTATTGTACCCATTTATCTGGTTGCTATAATTGCTTTAGCGGGTGTGTGCTTTGTTGTTATCGGTAAAGACATGATGCCTAAAATTAACAATGGGCAGTTTCAAATACGCCTGAAAGAACCTGAAGGCACAAGGCTTGAACGTACCGAAGATAAATTTAAGCAAGTACTGCAAATTATTAATAAAACGGTAAACAACCATGTCGAAATCACTTCGGGGTACATCGGCTTGATACCCAGCAGTTATGGCAGTAGCAACCTGTACATCTTTAATACCGGTACGCACGAGGCTATTTTGCAGGTAAACCTGGATGAAAACTACCATGTAAACATGGATGAGCTAAAAGATGCCCTGCGCAAAAATATAGCTCACGAACTACCGGAGCTGCAAATCACCTTTGAGCCAATCGACATGACGGAGAAAATCATGAGTCAGGGTGCTTCAACCCCTATTGAGGTGCAGGTAGCGGGTAAAGACATGCAGCAAATTGAAGGGTATGCCAACAAAGTAGTTAACAAGCTTAAGCAAATCACCTACCTGCGTGATGTACAAATTGTGCAACCGCTTAAATTCCCGGTAATCAGCATTACGTTAGATCGACTGAAAGCCGCGCAATTGGGTTTAAATATCAAGGAAATTACCCGCTCGGTTACTGCTAGTACTTCATCAAGCCGTTTTACGGAAAAGAACCTGTGGCTGGATGAAAAAGGCGCTTATACCTACCAGGTACAGGTGCAGGTACCAGAATATGTAATGAACACCATGGACCAACTGAAAGAAGTGCCCTTGGTAAAAGGTCAAAGCAGCCCGGTACTGGGCGATATTGCCACCTTTAAAACCAACTATGTACCCGGTGAATATGACCGCAGCGGACCACGCCGCTTTCTGACGGTAAGTGCTAATATCTATAAAAAAGATTTAGGGCAGGCTACAGAAGATGTTAAAAAAGCGGTGAACTCGTTGGGCGCTCCACCTAAAGGCTTATTAGCGACCATCGGTGGTATGTCGGGCTTACTGGTTGATACCTTATCGAGCTTGCAGAATGGTTTGTTGTTTGCCATTCTGGTGATCTTCCTGCTGCTGGCCGCCAATTACCAGTCGTTTAAAGTTTCATTAACCGTATTATGTACCGTACCAGCAGTAATATTCGGTTCATTGATTATGCTGCTGATTACCGGTTCCACCTTAAACCTGCAATCGTACATGGGCATGATTATGTCGGTCGGGGTATCGGTAGCTAATGCTATCCTGATTGTAACCAATGCAGAAAGTTTGCGAATGGAGTACCGTAACGCTACTAAAGCGGCAATCACCAGCGCCTCTATCCGTTTACGGCCTATTTTGATGACCAGTATGGCCATGATAGCTGGTATGATACCTATGGCTTCAGGCATGGGCGAAGCCGGCGAACAATCGGCACCTCTGGGCCGTGCCGTAATTGGCGGTTTGCTGGCCTCCACCCTAGCTGCTTTATTTATACTGCCGCAGGTATTCGCCTGGGTGCAGGATAAAACTACCTATAACTCCCCTGCCCTAATGCCGGAAGATGAATTTGAAACCCATCACGAAACTGAAACCCTTAACGCATAA
- a CDS encoding HAD family hydrolase: protein MTQFAAIFDMDGTLVDNNPYHFKTWKALFEKYNRVEVTTKLYNEKLSGVPGMVIMREFFGDDYDEDQMKEMFDEKTRNYKELYAPYVQPINGLERLLAELKNGGVKLAVASSATEANINFVLDKLPIKPYFDTIVDGPRISKPKPNPQIFLKAAEDLGVKPEHCIVFEDSLSGVKAGNAAGMKVVGITTTHSADELHPVNLTITDYTGLTLNKLAALFDED, encoded by the coding sequence ATGACACAATTTGCTGCAATATTTGATATGGATGGTACTCTGGTTGACAATAATCCTTATCATTTTAAAACTTGGAAGGCGCTGTTTGAAAAGTATAACCGCGTTGAAGTAACTACCAAATTATATAACGAAAAGTTAAGCGGCGTACCCGGCATGGTCATTATGCGCGAGTTTTTTGGTGATGATTATGATGAAGATCAAATGAAAGAGATGTTTGATGAAAAAACACGCAACTACAAAGAACTTTATGCCCCTTACGTACAACCTATAAACGGGCTGGAACGCCTGTTAGCCGAACTGAAAAACGGTGGTGTAAAACTGGCGGTAGCTTCATCGGCTACGGAGGCTAACATTAACTTTGTGCTGGATAAGCTGCCTATCAAACCATACTTCGACACTATTGTTGATGGGCCGCGCATCAGTAAACCCAAACCCAACCCGCAGATATTTTTAAAAGCAGCAGAAGATTTAGGCGTAAAACCCGAACACTGCATTGTATTTGAAGATTCACTCTCAGGTGTGAAAGCAGGTAATGCTGCCGGCATGAAGGTAGTGGGTATTACCACCACCCACTCGGCAGATGAACTGCATCCGGTTAACTTAACCATTACAGATTATACCGGCCTTACCCTGAACAAGCTGGCTGCTTTATTTGATGAGGACTAA